Proteins encoded together in one Camelus dromedarius isolate mCamDro1 chromosome 11, mCamDro1.pat, whole genome shotgun sequence window:
- the USP15 gene encoding ubiquitin carboxyl-terminal hydrolase 15 isoform X5 produces MRGEIAKSYAELIKQMWSGKFSYVTPRAFKTQVGRFAPQFSGYQQQDCQELLAFLLDGLHEDLNRIRKKPYIQLKDADGRPDKVVAEEAWENHLKRNDSIIVDIFHGLFKSTLVCPECAKISVTFDPFCYLTLPLPMKKERTLEVYLVRMDPLTKPMQYKVVVPKIGNILDLCTALSALSGVPADKMIVTDIYNHRFHRIFAMDENLSSIMERDDIYVFEININRTEDTEHVIIPVCLREKFRHSSYTHHTGSSLFGQPFLMAVPRNNTEDKLYNLLLLRMCRYVKISTETEETEGSLHCCKDQNINGNGPNGVHEEGSPSEMETDEPDDESSQDQELPSENENSQSEDSVGGDNDSENGLCTEETCKGQLTGHKKRLFTFQFNNLGNTDVNYIKDDTRHIRFDDRQLRLDERSFLALDWDPDLKKRYFDENAAEDFEKHESVEYKPPKKPFVKLKDCIELFTTKEKLGAEDPWYCPNCKEHQQATKKLDLWSLPPVLVVHLKRFSYSRYMRDKLDTLVDFPINDLDMSEFLINPNAGPCRYNLIAVSNHYGGMGGGHYTAFAKNKDDGKWYYFDDSSVSTASEDQIVSKAAYVLFYQRQDTFSGTGFFPLDRETKGASAATGIPLESDEDSNDNDNDIENENCMHTN; encoded by the exons ATGAGAGGTGAAATAGCTAAATCTTATGCTGAATTGATCAAGCAAATGTGGTCTGGAAAATTTAGCTATGTCACACCAAGAGCCTTTAAG ACACAGGTAGGACGTTTTGCACCTCAGTTCTCTGGATACCAGCAGCAGGACTGTCAAGAACTATTAGCTTTCCTGTTAGATGGACTACATGAGGATTTGAATAGAATTAGGAAAAAACCGTACATACAATTAAAAGATGCTGATGGAAGGCCAGATAAG GTAGTTGCTGAAGAAGCCTGGGAAAACCATTTAAAGAGAAATGATTCTATCATAGTAGATATATTTCACGGcctttttaaatcaactttagtTTGTCCTGAATGTGCTAAGATTTCAGTAACATTTGATCCTTTTTGTTACTTGACACTTCCATTGCCCATGAAAAAAGAACGTACCTTGGAAGTTTATTTGGTTAGAATGGATCCACTTACCAAACCTATGCAg tacaAAGTGGTTGTCCCCAAAATTGGAAACATACTTGATCTTTGTACAGCATTGTCTGCTTTGTCAGGAGTACCTGCAGATAAG atgaTAGTTACTGATATATACAATCATAGATTTCACAGAATATTCGCTATGGATGAAAACCTTAGTAGTATTATGGAACGGGATGATATTTATGT GTTTGAAATTAACATCAATAGGACAGAAGATACAGAGCATGTGATTATTCCTGTTTGCCTGAGAGAAAAATTTAGGCACTCAAGTTACACCCACCATACTGGTTCTTCACTTTTTGGTCAGCCTTTTCTTATGGCTGTACCACGAAACAATACTGAAGATAAACTCTATAATCTTCTGCTTTTGCGAATGTG cCGGTATGTCAAAATATCTACTGAAACCGAAGAAACTGAAGGATCCCTACACTGCTGTAAGGACCAAAATATTAATGGGAATGGCCCAAATGGTGTACATGAAGAAGGCTCACCAA GTGAAATGGAAACAGATGAGCCAGACGATGAATCCAGCCAGGATCAAGAACTTCCCTCTGAGAATGAAAATAGTCAATCTGAAGATTCAGTTGGAGGAGATAATGATTCTGAAAATGGATTATGTACCGAGGAAACTTGCAAAGGTCAACTCACGGGACACAAAAAACGATTGTTTACATTCCAGTTCAACAACTTAGGCAATACTGATGTCAACTACATCAAAGATGATACCAGGCATATAAGATTTGATGACAGGCAGCTTAGGCTAGATG AAAGATCTTTTCTCGCTTTGGATTGGGATCCTGATttgaaaaaaagatactttgaTGAAAATGCTGCTGAG GATTTTGAAAAACATGAAAGTGTGGAATACAAACCTCCTAAAAAACCATTCGTGAAATTAAAAGATTGCATTGAGCTTTTTACAACAAAAGAAAAGCTAGGTGCTGAAGATCCCTG gtATTGTCCAAATTGTAAAGAACATCAGCAAGCCACAAAGAAATTGGATTTATGGTCCCTGCCTCCAGTACTTGTGGTACATCTAAAGCGATTTTCTTACAGTCGATACATGAGAGACAAGTTGGACACTTTAGTTGACTTTCCTATCAA TGATTTGGATATGTCGGAATTCCTAATTAATCCAAATGCAGGTCCTTGCCGCTATAATTTGATTGCTGTTTCCAACCACTAtggagggatgggaggaggacACT atACTGCTTTCgcaaaaaataaagatgatggAAAATGGTACTACTTTGATGACAGTAGTGTCTCAACTGCATCCGAAGACCAGATTGTG tcCAAAGCAGCATATGTACTCTTCTACCAGAGACAAGACACTTTCAGTGGAACTGGCTTTTTCCCTCTTGACCGAGAAACTAAAGGTGCTTCAGCTGCCACAGGCATCCCATTAGAAAGTGATGAAGATAGCAATGATAATGACAATGATATAGAAAACGAAAACTGTATGCACACTAACTAA